The Pyrococcus horikoshii OT3 genome includes a window with the following:
- a CDS encoding cation:proton antiporter subunit C encodes MFEVSGLILVIIGLMGVIINKLKLKQLLSLTLMALGVVLYLVGKGAEVGEGPPLRDFTNPVDPIPSVLMLTTLVVDVAVTGLALSFLKEGEE; translated from the coding sequence ATGTTTGAGGTTAGCGGATTGATACTGGTGATTATAGGGCTAATGGGAGTAATCATCAACAAGCTTAAGCTTAAGCAACTACTCTCGCTAACCCTAATGGCCCTTGGGGTCGTTCTTTACCTTGTAGGAAAGGGTGCAGAGGTAGGAGAGGGACCTCCCCTAAGAGACTTCACCAATCCAGTAGATCCAATTCCTTCCGTTCTAATGTTAACAACGCTCGTAGTTGATGTCGCAGTTACTGGATTGGCTTTAAGCTTTCTCAAGGAGGGAGAGGAGTGA